One Globicephala melas chromosome 17, mGloMel1.2, whole genome shotgun sequence DNA window includes the following coding sequences:
- the UBXN2B gene encoding UBX domain-containing protein 2B isoform X1 codes for MAEGGGGGEAGEEGPRAVRPRPPSARDLQLALAELYEDEVKCKASKSDRPHATAFKSPRTTPQRFYSSEHECSGLHIVRPSTGKIVNELFKEAREHGAVPLNEATRASSDDKSKSFTGGGYRLGNSFCKRSEYIYGENQLQDVQILLKLWSNGFSLDDGELRPYSDPTNAQFLESVKRGEIPLELQRLVHRGHVNLDMEDHHDEEYIKPRLRFKAFSGEGQKLGSLTPEIVSTPSSPEEEEKSLLNAVVLIDDSVPTTKIQIRLADGSRLIQRFNSTHRILDVRDFIVQSRPEFAALDFILVTSFPNKELTDESLTLQEADILNTVILQQLK; via the exons TTGGCCTTGGCAGAATTATATGAAGATGAAGTGAAATGCAAAGCTTCCAAATCTGATAGACCTCACGCTACAGCCTTTAAAAGCCCACGAACAACACCTCAAAG GTTCTATTCAAGTGAACATGAATGCAGTGGATTACATATAGTTCGACCTTCAACTGGGAAAATTGTGAATGAACTTTTCAAAGAGGCAAGGGAACATGGGGCTGTCCCTCTGAATGAAGCCACAAGAGCTTCGAGTGATGACAAATCTAAG tcTTTTACAGGTGGAGGATACAGATTGGGTAATTCCTTTTGTAAGCGGTCTGAATACATCTATGGAGAAAATCAGTTGCAAGAT GTTCAGATTTTGCTTAAACTGTGGAGCAATGGTTTCAGCTTAGACGATGGAGAATTGAGACCTTACAGTGACCCAACAAATGCTCAGTTTCTGGAGTCCGTTAAGAGAGG agagaTTCCCCTGGAGCTTCAGCGGCTGGTTCACAGAGGCCACGTGAATCTGGATATGGAGGATCATCACGATGAAGAATACATAAAACCTAGACTGAGGTTCAAGGCTTTCAGTGGAGAAGGACAAAAACTTGGGAG CCTCACACCTGAAATAGTCAGTACGCCTTCCtccccagaagaagaggagaagtcACTACTTAATGCAGTTGTTCTTATTGATGATTCCGTGCCCACGACCAAAATTCAGATCAGGTTAGCAGACGGGAGCCGTTTGATACAAAGATTCAATAGCACACACAG GATCCTGGATGTTCGGGACTTTATTGTACAGTCCCGTCCTGAATTTGCAGCTCTTGACTTTATTCTCGTGACTTCATTTCCAAACAAAGAGCTAACAGATGAAAGCCTGACACTACAAGAAGCAGATATTCTTAACACTGTGATACTCCAGC
- the UBXN2B gene encoding UBX domain-containing protein 2B isoform X2, which yields MAEGGGGGEAGEEGPRAVRPRPPSARDLQLALAELYEDEVKCKASKSDRPHATAFKSPRTTPQRFYSSEHECSGLHIVRPSTGKIVNELFKEAREHGAVPLNEATRASSDDKSKSFTGGGYRLGNSFCKRSEYIYGENQLQDVQILLKLWSNGFSLDDGELRPYSDPTNAQFLESVKRGEIPLELQRLVHRGHVNLDMEDHHDEEYIKPRLRFKAFSGEGQKLGRQEKQTELSRENTSCAPSVAQSLWSWGPELEHPIMTALGESDASRTLGTRRAASSPRHGLNFHRTTSHLK from the exons TTGGCCTTGGCAGAATTATATGAAGATGAAGTGAAATGCAAAGCTTCCAAATCTGATAGACCTCACGCTACAGCCTTTAAAAGCCCACGAACAACACCTCAAAG GTTCTATTCAAGTGAACATGAATGCAGTGGATTACATATAGTTCGACCTTCAACTGGGAAAATTGTGAATGAACTTTTCAAAGAGGCAAGGGAACATGGGGCTGTCCCTCTGAATGAAGCCACAAGAGCTTCGAGTGATGACAAATCTAAG tcTTTTACAGGTGGAGGATACAGATTGGGTAATTCCTTTTGTAAGCGGTCTGAATACATCTATGGAGAAAATCAGTTGCAAGAT GTTCAGATTTTGCTTAAACTGTGGAGCAATGGTTTCAGCTTAGACGATGGAGAATTGAGACCTTACAGTGACCCAACAAATGCTCAGTTTCTGGAGTCCGTTAAGAGAGG agagaTTCCCCTGGAGCTTCAGCGGCTGGTTCACAGAGGCCACGTGAATCTGGATATGGAGGATCATCACGATGAAGAATACATAAAACCTAGACTGAGGTTCAAGGCTTTCAGTGGAGAAGGACAAAAACTTGGGAG ACAGGAGAAACAAACAGAACTTTCTAGAGAAAACACCTCCTGTGCCCCATCAGTTGCTCAGAGCCTGTGGAGCTGGGGCCCAGAGCTAGAACACCCCATCATGACTGCACTGGGAGAGTCAGATGCCTCCAGGACCTTGGGGACCAGAAGAGCTGCATCATCTCCACGCCATGGTCTTAACTTTCACCGTAcaa CCTCACACCTGAAATAG